One genomic segment of Bradyrhizobium prioriisuperbiae includes these proteins:
- a CDS encoding sterol desaturase family protein, with translation MELAATPMTDRQRSYRANYRQRVAGWYNGWLHVVLIYTIGFTALYVYIANIRAVRWWEWLTVPAIFLIANFFEWAVHRYVMHRPSNIALLRAIYSRHTLMHHQFFTEQEMRFADHHDWRVTFFPPYALVVFTFMSIPAAIVAGLLISPNVGWLLISTTTSMYLIYEFMHFCCHVEENWFVRTMPFVNTIRRHHTAHHHQSIMMERNMNLTFPVMDYLFATSDLNRGLLGHVFNGTSTRHVKTDMRRTARTPRLSATSVSAPAE, from the coding sequence ATGGAACTCGCAGCTACCCCCATGACCGACCGGCAACGCAGCTACCGGGCGAATTATCGCCAGCGCGTGGCCGGCTGGTACAATGGCTGGCTTCATGTGGTGCTGATCTACACCATCGGCTTCACCGCGTTGTACGTCTACATCGCCAACATTCGCGCCGTTCGCTGGTGGGAGTGGCTGACGGTGCCGGCCATCTTTCTGATCGCCAACTTCTTCGAATGGGCCGTGCACCGTTACGTCATGCATCGCCCGTCCAACATCGCGCTGCTGCGCGCGATCTACAGCCGCCATACCCTGATGCATCACCAGTTCTTCACCGAGCAGGAGATGCGCTTCGCCGATCACCATGACTGGCGCGTGACGTTCTTCCCGCCCTATGCGCTTGTCGTTTTCACCTTCATGTCGATCCCCGCCGCCATCGTCGCCGGCCTGCTGATTTCGCCCAACGTGGGCTGGCTGCTGATCTCGACCACCACCTCGATGTACCTGATCTACGAGTTCATGCACTTTTGCTGCCATGTCGAGGAGAACTGGTTCGTCCGCACCATGCCGTTCGTCAACACCATCCGCCGGCACCACACCGCGCACCACCACCAGTCGATCATGATGGAGCGCAACATGAACCTCACTTTCCCGGTGATGGACTATCTGTTCGCTACCTCGGACCTCAATCGGGGCCTGCTCGGTCATGTCTTCAATGGCACCAGCACACGCCATGTCAAAACCGACATGCGCCGGACCGCCAGGACTCCGCGCCTGTCGGCGACATCAGTCTCAGCCCCGGCGGAATAA
- a CDS encoding phospholipase D-like domain-containing protein, translating into MSAVAISNNDMVYLHWNVAEKIPDCLGFSVIRHDAKTGSRQPVPAMVGFSSTPAKAAGVNKAAGKTFETTDIWPVQKYSWKDLFAKRGGTYWYEIVPMLGKPGSLKPDAGRTMRTNSVTVDSHHGDCSVYFNRGIISTQAIAHSLPKGKGGKPSTEFLKTEIAKPDSPLRKRLVGDLETGVLSLLERAKSEPGGTCYCALYELSDQDLVDHLASLKKKVHIVLSNAGDDTEDGSKDGDSTNVEARKKLHKLKLDIKDRMLIKGHIGHNKFVVYANKKGPQAVLSGSTNWTPTGLCAQSNNAIVIESPELAKQYLAYWKILQADTVKAKKDRSKLQDKGFRAANKKEKPDQDLEDSADKPGGTVRVWFSPNTVQKSVPRSKKPGVKPPTPADLTEVFGLIENAKQGALFLAFIPGNPSIVSKLKEVYDAKTKGGKLFYLRGAATSPDPASVFRVDLYHRSATSDATVRAVDNPPQLRSKASVASVAGIFASFAKWEAEIYKVGHAVIHDKILVIDPFTDNSVVVTGSHNLGFRASYNNDENLLIIRGNREVAEAYAAHVLDVYEHYRWRWKLQEPLRDALEKLKKQKPDAKSAELWKEVMQKVAPTVIDKAWKNLNPSDKWQDFYVKNKDFLAAETNFWSSFGGEGVARGTRRDPARDNR; encoded by the coding sequence ATGAGCGCCGTCGCAATTTCCAACAACGACATGGTTTATCTGCACTGGAACGTGGCCGAGAAAATCCCGGATTGTCTCGGCTTCAGTGTGATCCGGCATGATGCGAAGACCGGCTCGAGGCAGCCGGTGCCGGCCATGGTCGGCTTTTCGTCGACCCCGGCCAAGGCGGCCGGCGTCAACAAGGCGGCGGGAAAAACGTTCGAAACCACCGACATCTGGCCGGTGCAGAAATATTCCTGGAAGGATCTGTTTGCGAAGCGGGGCGGGACCTACTGGTACGAAATCGTGCCGATGCTGGGCAAACCCGGTAGCTTGAAGCCGGATGCCGGCCGTACCATGCGGACCAACAGTGTCACGGTCGACAGCCATCACGGCGATTGTTCGGTGTATTTCAATCGCGGCATCATCTCGACACAGGCGATCGCGCACAGCCTGCCCAAAGGCAAGGGCGGCAAGCCCAGCACGGAGTTTCTCAAGACCGAGATCGCGAAGCCTGACAGCCCGCTGCGGAAACGACTGGTCGGCGACCTCGAAACCGGCGTCCTGTCCCTGCTCGAGCGCGCCAAGAGCGAGCCGGGGGGCACGTGCTATTGCGCCCTGTATGAATTGTCCGACCAGGATCTGGTCGATCACCTGGCCTCGCTGAAAAAGAAAGTCCACATCGTGCTGTCGAATGCGGGTGATGACACCGAGGACGGCAGCAAGGATGGCGACAGCACCAATGTGGAGGCCCGCAAGAAGCTCCACAAGCTCAAGCTGGACATCAAGGATCGCATGCTCATCAAAGGGCATATCGGCCACAACAAGTTCGTGGTCTATGCCAACAAAAAGGGGCCGCAGGCGGTGCTGTCGGGCAGCACCAACTGGACGCCGACCGGGCTGTGCGCGCAGAGCAACAACGCCATCGTGATCGAATCGCCGGAGCTCGCGAAACAGTATCTTGCCTATTGGAAGATCCTGCAGGCCGACACCGTCAAAGCGAAGAAGGATCGCTCAAAGCTGCAGGACAAGGGGTTTCGCGCGGCGAACAAGAAAGAAAAGCCGGATCAGGATCTCGAGGACAGCGCCGACAAGCCAGGCGGAACCGTCCGGGTCTGGTTCTCGCCGAACACGGTGCAGAAGAGCGTGCCAAGGAGCAAGAAGCCGGGCGTCAAGCCGCCCACACCTGCCGACCTGACCGAGGTGTTCGGTCTGATCGAGAACGCCAAGCAGGGGGCGCTGTTCCTGGCCTTCATTCCCGGCAATCCGAGCATCGTGTCGAAACTGAAAGAGGTCTACGACGCCAAAACCAAGGGCGGCAAGCTGTTCTACCTGCGCGGCGCCGCGACGTCGCCGGATCCGGCGAGCGTGTTCCGGGTCGATCTCTATCACCGCTCGGCAACGTCGGACGCGACCGTGCGCGCCGTCGACAATCCGCCGCAGCTTCGCTCAAAAGCCTCGGTCGCGTCGGTGGCCGGAATTTTCGCGTCGTTCGCGAAATGGGAGGCAGAGATCTACAAGGTGGGTCATGCCGTCATCCACGACAAGATCCTGGTGATCGATCCGTTTACCGACAACAGCGTGGTGGTGACCGGCAGTCATAACCTCGGCTTCCGCGCGTCCTACAATAATGACGAAAACCTGCTGATCATCCGGGGCAACCGCGAGGTGGCGGAAGCGTATGCGGCCCACGTTCTCGACGTCTACGAGCACTACCGCTGGCGCTGGAAGCTGCAGGAGCCGCTTCGCGACGCGCTCGAGAAACTGAAAAAGCAAAAGCCGGATGCCAAGTCGGCGGAGCTCTGGAAAGAAGTGATGCAGAAGGTCGCTCCGACCGTCATCGACAAGGCCTGGAAGAACTTGAATCCGAGCGACAAGTGGCAGGACTTCTACGTCAAGAACAAGGACTTCCTCGCGGCCGAGACCAACTTCTGGTCGTCGTTCGGCGGCGAAGGGGTGGCGCGCGGCACCCGCCGGGATCCGGCGCGAGACAATCGGTAG
- a CDS encoding AMP nucleosidase, translating into MREKKDIVENWLPRYTGTPLADFGDHVLLTNFDNYVEWFADHHGVPVKGADRPMPNVTADGITLINFGMGSPNAATVMDLLSAIAPKAALFLGKCGGLKRKNHIGDLILPIAAIRGEGTSNEYLPPEVPALPAFQLQRAVSSSIRDAGRDYWTGTVYTTNRRVWEHDEAFKERLRGTRSMAIDMETATIFAAGFANHIPTGALLLVSDQPMVPEGVKTEASDRLVTANFVEMHIRIGIEALKHVRSRGQSVKHLRFEDESDGGHVP; encoded by the coding sequence ATGAGAGAGAAAAAGGATATCGTTGAGAACTGGCTGCCGCGCTACACCGGGACGCCGCTGGCCGACTTCGGAGACCACGTTCTCCTGACCAATTTCGACAACTACGTCGAATGGTTCGCGGACCACCATGGCGTGCCCGTCAAGGGGGCGGACCGTCCGATGCCCAATGTCACCGCTGACGGTATCACCCTGATCAATTTCGGTATGGGCAGCCCGAATGCCGCCACCGTGATGGACCTGCTCAGCGCCATCGCACCGAAAGCTGCGCTGTTTCTCGGCAAGTGCGGCGGCCTCAAGCGCAAGAACCATATCGGCGACCTGATCCTGCCGATCGCAGCCATCCGCGGCGAGGGGACCTCGAACGAATACCTGCCGCCGGAGGTGCCGGCGCTGCCGGCCTTCCAGTTGCAGCGCGCGGTCTCATCCTCGATCCGCGACGCCGGGCGGGATTACTGGACCGGCACCGTCTACACCACCAACCGCCGGGTCTGGGAGCATGACGAGGCGTTCAAGGAGCGGCTGCGCGGCACCCGCAGCATGGCGATCGACATGGAGACCGCGACCATCTTTGCCGCGGGGTTCGCCAACCATATTCCGACCGGAGCGCTGCTGCTGGTCTCCGACCAGCCGATGGTCCCCGAAGGCGTGAAGACCGAGGCGTCGGACCGGTTGGTGACGGCCAACTTCGTGGAGATGCATATCCGGATCGGGATCGAGGCGCTGAAGCATGTGCGCAGCCGTGGCCAGAGCGTGAAGCATCTGCGCTTTGAGGACGAGTCCGACGGCGGGCATGTGCCATAA
- a CDS encoding alpha/beta hydrolase produces the protein MTKLHMALAMTAGLLSLPLGGLAANAETGAPVKAHNVVLVHGAWADGSSWSKVIARLQAAGLKVTAVQNPLTSIADSDAATRRVLAQQDGPTVLVAHSWGGTVISDVGNDPKVSALVYVAARAPDAGEDFVALSGKFPVGPVRAGVKEHDGFTTIAEDHFLKYFANGVPKAEAEVLYAEQQPAAASLFGQRTTEAAWHSKPSWYAVSKQDETINPDFERFLAKRMNATTVELEAGHLSLVSHSKEVADLILAAAGQTK, from the coding sequence ATGACCAAATTACATATGGCTCTTGCAATGACGGCCGGACTGCTGAGCCTGCCGCTCGGCGGACTGGCTGCGAATGCCGAAACCGGGGCGCCGGTGAAAGCGCACAATGTGGTGCTGGTGCATGGCGCCTGGGCCGATGGATCGAGCTGGTCCAAGGTGATCGCGCGCCTGCAGGCGGCCGGGCTCAAGGTGACCGCCGTGCAAAATCCGCTGACGTCGATCGCCGACTCCGACGCGGCGACGCGCCGGGTGCTGGCGCAGCAGGATGGACCCACCGTGCTGGTCGCGCATTCCTGGGGCGGCACCGTCATCAGCGATGTCGGCAACGATCCCAAGGTCTCCGCGCTGGTCTATGTGGCCGCGCGCGCGCCCGATGCCGGTGAAGATTTCGTCGCGCTGTCCGGCAAATTTCCGGTCGGGCCGGTGCGCGCCGGTGTCAAGGAGCACGACGGGTTCACCACCATTGCCGAAGACCATTTCCTGAAATATTTCGCCAATGGCGTGCCGAAGGCGGAAGCCGAGGTGCTTTACGCCGAGCAGCAGCCCGCTGCGGCATCCCTGTTCGGGCAGCGAACCACTGAGGCCGCCTGGCACAGCAAGCCGTCATGGTATGCCGTGTCCAAGCAGGACGAGACCATCAATCCGGATTTCGAACGCTTCCTGGCCAAGCGGATGAACGCCACGACCGTCGAGCTGGAGGCGGGGCATCTCTCTCTGGTTTCACATTCGAAAGAGGTTGCCGACCTGATCCTGGCGGCCGCCGGACAGACAAAGTAA
- a CDS encoding NAD-dependent protein deacetylase: MTEFNSLQDFVDRHQRLFVLTGAGCSTNSGIPDYRDTHGQWKRQPPVTYQAFMGEAATRQRYWARSLIGWRPFGRAQPNAAHRALARLEARGSSELILTQNVDRLHQAAGSDKVIDLHGRLDLVRCMGCEHKITRNEFQDELSRLNAGWIDLEATDAPDGDADLDIQDFSTFAVPACRHCGGIVKPDVVFFGENVPRSSVETATEHLQQSDGMLIVGSSLMVYSGFRFVQMAARAGIPIAAVNLGRTRADDMLAFKLEEACETALEFLL, from the coding sequence ATGACCGAATTCAATTCACTCCAGGACTTCGTCGATCGGCATCAGCGCCTGTTCGTGTTGACCGGCGCCGGCTGCAGCACGAACTCAGGTATTCCCGATTATCGGGACACGCATGGACAATGGAAACGCCAGCCGCCGGTCACCTATCAGGCGTTCATGGGAGAGGCGGCAACGCGCCAGCGTTATTGGGCGCGCAGCCTGATCGGATGGCGGCCGTTCGGCCGGGCCCAGCCCAATGCCGCGCATCGGGCTTTGGCACGGCTTGAAGCAAGGGGCAGCTCCGAACTCATTCTCACCCAGAACGTCGATCGGCTGCATCAGGCGGCCGGCAGCGACAAGGTGATCGATTTGCACGGCCGGCTCGATCTGGTCCGTTGCATGGGATGCGAACACAAGATCACGCGAAACGAGTTTCAGGACGAACTCAGCCGATTGAACGCGGGCTGGATTGATCTGGAGGCGACCGATGCGCCCGACGGCGACGCCGATCTCGACATCCAGGATTTTTCCACCTTCGCAGTGCCGGCCTGCCGGCACTGCGGCGGCATCGTCAAACCGGACGTCGTGTTTTTCGGCGAGAACGTACCCCGCAGTTCCGTCGAGACCGCCACAGAGCACCTGCAACAGTCCGACGGCATGCTGATCGTCGGAAGCTCGCTGATGGTCTATTCGGGTTTTCGTTTTGTGCAGATGGCGGCCCGCGCAGGCATTCCGATCGCGGCGGTGAATCTGGGACGCACGCGGGCCGATGACATGCTGGCCTTCAAGCTGGAAGAGGCTTGTGAGACGGCGCTGGAGTTTTTGCTCTGA
- a CDS encoding L,D-transpeptidase family protein, translating to MKRTTVFVLAAAAGLGIPLAHAQTSPPAGKTTGVAAAAPTQPNAAAVEQLKTPELALKTTRDLPTTTDPTFDQGTAERLKQAIQKYAALAAQGGWPMLPKDAKFVVGTEGANDAALRRRLIATGDLASDQATGAFDATVSAAVKHFQARHGLPETGTVGPRTLAALNVPVEKRSKQLEASLLRTSAINFGFGQRFVAVNIPAAYVEAVEGDRVVHRYRVVVGKTEKPSPTVSAEITDISLNPRWTVPASITKNEIAAHMRTDPGYLDRMHMQLNDEHDGVIDPSTVDWSEGKTPNVIVRQLPGPWNALGQLKINMPNAYAVYMHDTNQKSLLSKDYRFDSHGCARVDQIRDLAAWLLQGAADWDRTRIDAAIATGERQNVALPKKVPVAWIYLTGWMTRDGTVNFRDDIYEQDDQLLDAAAEAREFFWKAPAGLQAIAQIRAKTPAPSHKPLPA from the coding sequence ATGAAGCGAACGACTGTTTTCGTGCTGGCTGCGGCAGCCGGCCTCGGCATTCCCCTGGCCCACGCCCAGACATCGCCGCCCGCTGGGAAGACCACGGGTGTCGCGGCCGCGGCCCCGACACAACCAAACGCGGCCGCAGTAGAACAGCTGAAAACACCGGAGCTCGCTCTCAAGACAACGCGCGACCTGCCCACAACCACCGATCCCACGTTCGACCAGGGAACGGCGGAGCGCCTCAAGCAGGCCATTCAGAAATACGCAGCCCTTGCCGCGCAAGGCGGATGGCCAATGCTGCCCAAGGATGCGAAGTTCGTGGTGGGCACGGAAGGCGCCAATGACGCTGCGCTGCGACGCCGGCTGATCGCCACCGGAGATCTGGCCTCCGACCAGGCCACCGGAGCTTTCGACGCCACCGTGTCCGCCGCCGTGAAACACTTCCAGGCGCGCCATGGCCTGCCTGAGACTGGAACCGTCGGCCCGCGCACCCTCGCCGCCCTCAATGTCCCCGTTGAAAAACGCAGCAAGCAGCTGGAAGCGTCGCTGCTGCGCACCTCCGCCATCAATTTCGGCTTCGGCCAGAGGTTCGTGGCCGTCAACATCCCCGCCGCCTATGTCGAGGCGGTCGAAGGCGACAGGGTCGTGCACCGCTACCGTGTGGTGGTCGGCAAGACCGAAAAGCCGTCGCCGACGGTGTCCGCCGAGATCACCGACATCAGCCTGAACCCGCGATGGACTGTCCCCGCCTCCATCACCAAGAATGAGATCGCGGCCCACATGCGGACGGACCCGGGCTATCTCGACCGCATGCATATGCAGCTGAATGATGAGCATGACGGCGTCATCGATCCCTCGACTGTTGATTGGAGCGAGGGCAAGACGCCGAACGTCATCGTTCGCCAGTTGCCCGGGCCATGGAACGCGCTGGGACAGCTCAAGATCAACATGCCGAACGCCTACGCCGTCTACATGCACGACACCAACCAGAAGAGCCTGCTGAGCAAGGACTACCGCTTCGACTCCCATGGTTGCGCGCGCGTCGACCAGATCCGCGATCTCGCGGCCTGGCTGCTGCAAGGCGCGGCGGACTGGGACCGCACCAGGATCGACGCCGCGATCGCCACCGGCGAGCGGCAGAACGTGGCGCTGCCGAAGAAGGTGCCCGTGGCCTGGATCTACCTGACCGGCTGGATGACGCGCGACGGCACCGTCAATTTCCGTGACGACATCTATGAACAGGACGACCAGTTGCTGGATGCCGCCGCGGAAGCGCGCGAATTTTTTTGGAAAGCCCCAGCAGGTCTCCAGGCAATAGCGCAGATCAGAGCAAAAACTCCAGCGCCGTCTCACAAGCCTCTTCCAGCTTGA
- a CDS encoding Gfo/Idh/MocA family oxidoreductase — translation MRSHRKDIGLAVIGCGTIGRIRAEFARDYPGIGWLGLCDSNAEVGQKLAEDAEADFFTTDYNELLRRPEVTAAIIATDENAHVGPLLAACERKLDLFIEKPLATDARESAKVLKAIEQAGVDAVMGYTNRFRRRFQAVKGKLARGDIGDVTSVVTRAFMNRMVPIATIRKTNQRQNLTPMVVSGTHALDMSLYLMEGKTPVSVFARSVDKALGMLGTKDSTFGIFTMDDGTIWSMNISWALPHVWPGAVYGLQVGIVGTEGVIDIEDTHRDLVMATEKPIGAGYTSRNYKPEFERHVDFLTSYPPGDMNDGQLWGPMRDETNSWFGRIHTGLKTPHASAAQGHRNLLLTMAMDLSAKRGTEIKLPLDLEEFYT, via the coding sequence ATGAGATCCCACCGAAAAGACATCGGCTTGGCCGTGATCGGCTGCGGCACGATCGGCCGCATCCGGGCCGAGTTCGCGCGCGACTATCCCGGCATCGGCTGGCTTGGCCTGTGCGACTCCAACGCCGAGGTCGGCCAGAAGCTTGCCGAGGACGCCGAGGCCGATTTCTTCACCACCGACTACAACGAGCTGTTGAGGCGCCCCGAGGTCACGGCGGCGATCATTGCAACCGATGAGAATGCCCATGTCGGCCCGCTGCTGGCCGCGTGCGAGCGCAAGCTGGACCTGTTCATTGAAAAGCCGCTGGCGACCGACGCGCGGGAATCCGCGAAGGTGCTGAAGGCGATCGAACAAGCCGGGGTCGATGCCGTAATGGGCTATACCAACCGCTTCCGGCGGCGTTTCCAGGCGGTCAAGGGCAAGCTCGCCCGCGGCGACATCGGCGACGTGACCTCCGTGGTGACGCGCGCATTCATGAATCGCATGGTGCCGATCGCCACCATCCGCAAGACCAATCAGCGCCAGAACCTGACGCCGATGGTGGTCTCGGGGACGCACGCGCTCGATATGTCGTTGTATCTGATGGAGGGCAAGACGCCGGTATCGGTGTTTGCCCGCTCGGTCGACAAGGCACTCGGGATGTTGGGCACCAAGGACTCGACCTTCGGCATCTTCACAATGGATGACGGCACGATCTGGAGCATGAACATCAGCTGGGCCCTGCCCCACGTCTGGCCGGGCGCTGTATATGGTCTTCAAGTCGGCATCGTCGGCACCGAGGGCGTCATCGACATCGAGGACACCCACCGCGATCTGGTGATGGCGACCGAAAAGCCGATCGGCGCCGGTTATACGTCGCGCAATTACAAGCCCGAGTTCGAGCGCCATGTCGATTTCCTCACCAGCTATCCGCCGGGAGACATGAACGATGGCCAGCTCTGGGGCCCGATGCGCGACGAAACCAATTCCTGGTTCGGACGCATCCACACCGGCCTGAAGACGCCGCACGCGTCGGCCGCGCAGGGTCACCGCAACCTGCTGCTGACCATGGCGATGGACCTTTCAGCCAAGCGCGGCACCGAGATCAAGCTGCCGCTCGATCTCGAGGAGTTCTACACGTAA
- a CDS encoding Gfo/Idh/MocA family oxidoreductase: MQQVEVAVIGTGWCGGIRAETLSRSSLVDKLHICDIRPDRLAEVKALTDAATATLDYRDIIENDRIKVVYISTTPESNHYPIARDCLRAGKHVLLEKPIAIELFEADELIEIARRANLKFTIGYSQRFNPKLAYAKKKITDGTLGKPVSVMVSRHLSRSLGKKISSRGRLSPATMESTHDLDFVFWLLEPAKPVRVYSQGAYGYMQAVNGSYDIMWSTVTMDNGVLVSIGGGWNLPPSYPNYCATTIEITGTEGSLFLDDTQRDNWLNTMKDGTQYPMSTMPGEWVDHVYAGQMGPETIHFLECVLRDQPPMVSPESARRVMETYLGADLSAESGAPISLPLDNQSLSAVQDLYKKFRTPV, translated from the coding sequence GTGCAACAGGTTGAAGTCGCTGTTATTGGAACGGGATGGTGTGGGGGAATACGGGCGGAAACGCTGTCGCGCTCCTCGCTCGTCGACAAGCTTCATATCTGTGACATCAGGCCCGACCGCCTGGCGGAGGTCAAGGCGCTGACCGACGCGGCCACCGCGACGCTCGACTACCGTGACATCATCGAGAACGACCGGATCAAGGTGGTCTACATCTCGACCACGCCGGAATCCAACCACTATCCGATCGCGCGCGATTGCCTTCGCGCCGGCAAGCACGTGCTGCTGGAAAAGCCGATCGCGATCGAACTGTTCGAAGCCGATGAGCTGATCGAGATCGCCAGGCGCGCCAATCTCAAATTCACCATCGGCTATTCGCAGCGCTTCAATCCGAAGCTCGCTTACGCCAAGAAGAAGATCACCGACGGCACGCTGGGCAAACCGGTGTCGGTGATGGTGAGCCGGCATCTGTCCCGCAGTCTCGGCAAGAAGATCTCGAGCCGGGGCCGGCTGTCGCCGGCGACGATGGAATCGACCCACGACCTCGATTTCGTGTTCTGGCTGCTCGAGCCCGCGAAACCCGTCCGTGTCTATTCGCAGGGCGCCTACGGCTACATGCAGGCGGTCAACGGCTCCTATGACATCATGTGGAGCACAGTGACCATGGACAACGGCGTGCTGGTTTCGATCGGCGGGGGCTGGAACCTGCCGCCGAGCTACCCGAACTACTGCGCAACGACCATCGAGATCACCGGAACGGAAGGCTCGCTGTTCCTCGACGATACGCAACGTGACAACTGGCTCAATACGATGAAGGACGGGACGCAGTATCCGATGTCGACGATGCCGGGCGAGTGGGTCGATCACGTCTATGCCGGGCAGATGGGGCCCGAAACGATACACTTTCTTGAATGCGTGTTGCGGGACCAGCCGCCGATGGTGTCGCCGGAAAGCGCGCGCCGGGTGATGGAGACCTATCTCGGCGCGGACCTCTCGGCGGAATCCGGGGCGCCCATCAGCCTTCCGCTCGACAACCAGTCGCTGTCCGCGGTCCAGGACCTCTACAAGAAATTCCGCACGCCGGTGTAG
- a CDS encoding tripartite tricarboxylate transporter substrate binding protein — protein MANGDTLSITIDFANGAAAMPGLCRRRRIRTGLTAALACALLLFGGAASAQDTSNHAGSYPNRPVMMIVPFAPGGASDFVARIIQQGVSEILGQQLVVDNRPGAAGIIGTEVAARAAADGYTTFLGNIGTVSINPGVYAANMRFKPDKDLSPVTICADTPSILITRPDFPANSVSELIAYVKANQGKVAFASPGSSTLNRLEMEVFKKDAGLDMVHVPYKGGAGPAVTDVLGGHVDLMFTTLSSALQFVRDKQVKALAVTTRERMADLPGVPTMYELGWTNLVTSSWQGVMVPTGTPRPIVDKLHAAIVKVLADPQIQERMRKGGAIAVSSKSPEDFKSYIDGETAKWTGVIADSGVRAD, from the coding sequence GTGGCGAACGGTGACACGCTGTCGATAACGATCGACTTTGCGAACGGTGCCGCTGCCATGCCGGGTTTGTGCCGGCGACGCCGAATTCGGACCGGACTCACAGCGGCGCTCGCCTGCGCACTGCTCTTGTTCGGCGGAGCGGCCTCCGCCCAAGACACGAGTAACCACGCCGGCAGCTATCCCAATCGGCCGGTCATGATGATCGTGCCGTTCGCACCAGGCGGCGCTTCCGATTTCGTCGCCCGCATCATCCAGCAAGGCGTGAGCGAGATCCTTGGCCAGCAGCTCGTGGTCGACAATCGGCCGGGGGCTGCGGGCATCATCGGCACCGAGGTTGCGGCCCGCGCAGCGGCGGACGGTTACACCACCTTTCTCGGCAATATCGGCACCGTGTCGATCAATCCCGGCGTCTACGCCGCCAACATGCGTTTCAAGCCGGACAAGGATCTGAGCCCCGTCACGATTTGCGCCGATACGCCGAGCATCCTGATCACCCGGCCCGACTTCCCCGCCAACAGCGTCAGCGAGCTGATCGCCTATGTGAAGGCGAACCAGGGCAAGGTTGCCTTTGCCTCGCCCGGCAGCAGCACGCTCAATCGGCTGGAGATGGAGGTGTTCAAAAAGGACGCGGGGCTCGACATGGTGCATGTGCCCTATAAGGGCGGCGCCGGGCCGGCGGTGACGGATGTTCTCGGCGGCCATGTCGACCTGATGTTCACGACCCTGTCGTCCGCGCTGCAGTTCGTCAGGGACAAGCAAGTCAAGGCGCTCGCCGTCACCACCCGGGAGCGAATGGCCGACCTGCCCGGCGTACCGACCATGTACGAGCTCGGCTGGACAAACCTCGTGACGTCATCCTGGCAGGGCGTGATGGTGCCCACAGGCACGCCGCGGCCGATCGTCGACAAGCTGCACGCCGCGATCGTCAAGGTGCTCGCCGATCCGCAGATTCAGGAGCGCATGCGCAAGGGCGGCGCGATCGCCGTCAGCAGCAAATCGCCGGAGGACTTCAAGAGCTATATCGACGGCGAAACCGCCAAGTGGACCGGGGTGATCGCAGACAGCGGCGTGCGCGCCGATTGA